The following nucleotide sequence is from Trifolium pratense cultivar HEN17-A07 linkage group LG2, ARS_RC_1.1, whole genome shotgun sequence.
tttggtgatacagcaggatatgataagttaatcctgaagcttatcctatcctgtctctctagttataattcttatcctgaatttgagctgggttaccagcaggataggataagaagaaaaaaaaattactgatttattttataaaatatattttaaaatacataaaataaaattaataaaatataaataataaaataattaatttttaaatatatatgtgattttctcacagggataattttgtaatttatatattctaaaaaatcaaaattttactaaaattacaatattttaaagtaaaatgattatttaaaaattgacaaatagggatattaacttaaattttataaaaaattaaatataattcttttgcaatagtagttttattatttacgtatgagatatatcatatatttatttggcttatctaacatgtatatattattgagttatttatttgatcatgattcatataaaaaattaaacttgattattttctcatgatttttattttaaattatataaagttatttgattagttatttatattttttatttataaaattcaaagtataacaaaataatttttaaaaaataataattgttttacaagagtaattttgtcaattaaatatgttatatatcttatcatattattatgagaaagtatgtattaaaaacaaaatataatagttatcatgtttgttatcctgtgtgcaccaaacataggatatgataactgagtataactgttatcctgctgttattctatcttatccttatcctgttttatatcctatcctgtcactatgctatcctgcgcaccaaacgggcccttactGTCTAGCTCAGTGCACACCAGACTTGTCACCCAATGATTGCAGAACTTGTCTCAGTACTGCTATTGGGAATCTTCCACAATGTTGTAATGGAAGGCTGGGTGGGAGAGTTCTATTTCCTAGCTGCAATGTTAGGTATGAACTATATCCTTTTTATAGGACTACTAATACTTCTTCGCCAAATCAACTTGTTCCTGAAACCAATTATACGAAACAAGATTCTAGATTTTCACAAGATCCATTTTATGTTTCCTATAATTGTTCAAGTAATCGCAGTACAATCAATGACAAAAACTTCAAATTACTTCTCTCTTATATGTTTTCTAATGCTACAAACGGCAACAAATTTCGTAAAGTTCAAGTGAAAGAAATGGTGTACGGATTCTTCTTGTGTCGAGGTGACCTTCCTGTTAACCTCTGTAGTCAATGCGTGAAAAAGGCAACAGATCGAATATACTCAGAGTGTCTTTCATCCTCGGAGGGTATAATTTGGTACAGCCACTGCTTGATTCGTTATTCGGATCAGAAATTCTTCTCTAACTTCGAAACAAGACCTATGTACCGTGATATAAATATTACCGTATACTCAATATACGACCAAAATTTGTTCGCTAGTACATTATCGAATCAGTTATCTCAACTTGCGAATTTTACAGGGGATAGTAATGAAAGATATATGACAAATTCATTAAAATTGAATGACGTACAAACCTTGTATTCTCTTGAACAATGTACACAGGAGTTGTCTAGTAACGAATGCTCTTCATGTCTAAATAATATTATCGGTACAGAAATTCCATGGTTATTTTTGGGAAGTGTTGGAGGAAGAGTTTTATATCCTAACTGCAATTTGAGGTTTGAATTGTTCCAATTTTATATGGATGGTGATGAAGCTCAGCCACCTACTTCTCCATTATCAGGAGGAGATGCAGCAGGTGAACTCTTTGTTCAAGTAGGATTAGATTTTTCTAAAGTAAGATAACAATAAAGCTCTGTTTGGAAAGGTTAATAAgcttagcttatagcttttagcttataagctaaaagtttTGTTTGgtaatagtttttaaaaaagagcttatagcttattttactagcttataacttatttttcaaacgttatttcaagtaacttatgagcttataacttataacttatcatttttttctttgaattttaccctatcatcttacttgaaaaaaaattaaatatcttttaaacatatttttttatgttatttcatactagtaagctagttcaaccgctaattttaccaaacacttcaatcagctagcttattagCTATAAGCTAAACGCTATCTGCCATAAGATCATctgctataagctagcttattagctatccactattttttaccaaacagagcttaAGAGATTTATAATTCAATCATATTTCCTAAGAATATGTATATTGGACCCGTTTGGAtgaacttatttttgagcttatgtgaaacaacttatacaaataaataaatttttatgtattgttataagtttttcaatgtATTTTATCAGAAAACTACttataaagatataatttttgttactgaaaacttatgaattaacgtaaaaatttatttatttgcataaactattttaataAGTTAAGAAGCAAGTCAAATCCAAAGGGTCTGTAttatatacattttattttgatttacatCGAGGACAattctgaaagaaaaaaagttattcaCCTCAACGGTATATTAATGAATATATCCAAATAAGATGTGTAGCAAAAATTCACCGTATAATTATAAACCATTTATTTCTCATCAATCATACTCCATccgaccttatttataagcaaatgttactttttagatttattgaaaaatcaATGTATCTAGCATATATCTAAGCTAGATACatcaaatattaaataaatctaaaaagtaacttttataaataaagcCAGAGAGAGTATTTCTTAACATAGTCTAAAGTGAGTCTTTACCCGCTATAGAGTAGTCAAATCTGCCCAAGTAAAGTTTGGACTTTTCATAAATTTTAGAGAGAATGTCATAAATAGGTACTTCTATTCTAACCGAATTTTTTCGTTATGCATGAACCATAAATTAACTTCTAACCAAATATttaaggggaccaaaactttTACCACTTAGATCGATTCATTCAtagaaaaactatatatatctAACCACTATTTATATTGAGTAAAACGTGAATAAAAACTTAAACTTCATTTATGCATCCAAATGcgatttttataaattatgataTTGATGTATAATCGTTTTGTGTAGAGAACCGTAAAATTATCATCATTGTTGTCCCTGCCATTATTTTGTTGATCCTTTTTTTTATTGGCTACTATTTGCTAAAGAGAAGGGGAAGAAAGAGTCGTAGGACTATTATTCTTCGGAAAAattgtaagttttatttaagtttacatttttttttttgacaaaagattaAATATGCTTTAGttcttataaatatataaaaaaaattgagcaaagttattttatttttagcctCTTAAAAAATTTGCTTTGAAATTTAGTCtcagaattttattttttaaagtttcaGTCCTTTCTTTTTTGAAAGGTCCATATTGCATATCCtaagtgactttttttttttttgtgacatgTCATTGATAAAACTTTATAATATCTTGAGTTTAATAAATTaactatttcttttttattaatatatctaTAACTACATTTTGATCTAGTTGGTGAAGAAAGTGCCACTTTAGAACCACTTCAATTCGATTGGGAAGTCATTGAAGCAGCAACCAACAACTTTTCTAATGACAACTACATTGGCAAAGGCGGGTTTGGAGAGGTTTACAAGGTTAGAAAATGCAAAGATAGCTTACCGTTTGATTAATTATATATGATATTtcttgtttctattttttttaacccaTAAAATGAACAATAAAGAAGGGGAACTTCTACGATACATCTGAAATATTTTAATGTACCTTTACAtagatcaattaattaataaattaacgattattttataaataaaacaaaactatTTATCGATTATTGTATTTCAGGAATGATAATTTCATAAGGAAAAACACAAGTTCAATGTTTTTGAAGCATTATaccattttttttacatttttttcataaaaaaaattcaataatgaCTATTATAAgtgataaaaattcaaaaaaatataaaattttatttttttacaatttttataaatagtatttaattattataacagaaaaatgatttttttcgaaaaaatattcatttacctaataATTTAATGACCTAATGTACCCGTACATTGAACTTTTTCATATGTACACTACAAGATTAAcgttttatgtgtttttattgaataccgttaagcttgatcaatctcaataacatatcaagtgattttagatttttatagaattgaacatgaatgatctatatgatataaactttcaatccaacggtggattttgtaaaatttgtattcgttgaagcgttattgagcggtgttacattactcaaatgttacaccggtgtaatttgatctctccccatatatatatatacaaccgacttgttatagtttgtttcattctttgattttgttttatagCCGGTAACATACTATATCTCTCTCTAATTTATAAGACTTTGTTTGTTGAAAATGTACCATTTATTTAtctgttttgaccatatttttttaataatatataaatgtaaatattgacatataagatcttgttcaatttgttttgatgaatattttcaaaatattatgtttttataattttcactaatagaaaattaaagatattagtgatcaaaattgtgcattgactAGTACATTGCAATAATTAATAGCCAAGGGTATTGTttatattatgaaaagtccgcacttaaaaatatttgtatcctctttatatatagtatagattaaattaaattttatacaatttttttttttggtagagaattTTATTAATAGAAGAAATTAGATTTGTTGATCTATATTATTTGTCACCTGTTATTTTTCCGCCACCCTCGActattttttctggttccgtcCCTGTTATGGGACCTTAATCAATAGGTTATGTAAAGTCGGAGAAACAAGTGCAGCCTTGCAGTTGATGGGAAGTTGGTTCAACTTCATGTGGTAATATACAACACGACTATTGATAGTATGTGCAAGGATAAACTTGTTGATGATGCTTTTGATTTATATTCTGAAATGGTTGCTAAGAGAATTTCTCCTGATGTTTTCACTTACACCGCTTTAATTAGTGGCTTTTGCATCGTCTGTAAATTGAAAGAAGCAATtgatttgtttaataaaatgatattggAAAACATCAACCCGGATGTGCTCACTCTTTACTATATTGGTTGCTGCTTTTTGTAAAGAAGGAAAAGTGAAAGAAGCTAATACTATGTTTGCTATGATGATGAGAAAAGgtgttgttgtgaattcgttaAAAAATCACACTAATAcgaaacttgatgtgtggagcaattgAATCAAGCAACCAATATCAAAGAGTATAGAGACGATGATAATAATCTAAAAgcaagtaaacaaataaaagagagaagagacacaaatctttgtttacccagttcggttaaaATAACCTAGTCTGGGGAGAGAGCAACCCTCCGTTTCACTAGAATCAAATAAGTCACTTACAAGCAATTCCCAAATTTGGGTTACATGAATTAGCAAACCCTAACTCTACCCAAATCCCAAATTCCTTCCCGTGATGAAGAAACTCAATTTGACCTAGTCTACCCAATGTGAACAAAGCCAACAATAAACCTTTGCCCTAGAATTATACCAAAAGAAAACTCTTTTgttctctctctaaaaccctagcctttgATGGTGGCAAATTCTTATTGTTCCTTTCactctcttatttttctatgaataaagtgatatctatttatagaaaaatatatgccaaaaaactagtaacaatctattttaaaataaaacaaatccaagtcagagtgtcctccaagaaaagattttatttcacaaaaaatcaacaaactTGCATATTTTCGCCCGAGGCACTAAgttttccgcctggggcgtgAAAACAGTGGCCAGCTCCTTTTCCTGCTGCAAATTTTGCCTAAAGCACGAAAAATTCTGCATGGGGCGGAAAAACAGTAATCttgaaaaaaaacttttgacTTCTTGttactgagatttcaaggcatatctaACAATTCTCCACattgcctttaaatcgatggtaatcccatcaaccaccgtgcttcCGTCTCCATCTTGAACctctattcaagatcaccggCTAAGTCCAGATCCCACTTGAACCTTGACCTAGGCACCATCCTCCACTTGCTTCCCACAAGTTGTACCTCACCTTCattcctcggaatgccttccgcccTCATGAAGATCTTACCTCCCACTACCGTAGGATGTTTGATTTCTTATACCTTCAAAGATATTGAAGTTAACTTGCTCATCATTGAGCCTCAACATTAAATCACCCATCTCCACATCAATTACAGCTCTCCCGGTTGCAAGAAAGGGTCTTCCCAATAACAGAGGCACTTCGGCATTTTCTTCCATATCGAGAATTACAAAATCCACCGGAAAGACAAATTCGGCCACACTTACCAAAACATCTTGTAAGATTCCATAGGGGTATGTGATGGACCGATCCGTAAAAGATAACTGCATCTTCGTGGGTTTAGCTACGGCAACAGGTATCTTTTTCATCATAGAGTGGCGCATCAAGTTGATGCTTGCTCCTAAGTCACAAAGTGCTCTCCCAACATGTAAATTCTCAATAGAACAAGGTATAGTGAAACTACCGggatctttcttcttttgtgaGAGTTTTGTTTGAAGAATTGAACTACACTCTTCCGTCAACAACACGGTTTCATCCTCTTTAGGCTTCTTTTTCTTAGTCAACAACTCCTTCATGAACTTGGCATACATAGGCATTTGCTCCAAAGCTTCCATAAACGGAATTGTGAATTGAAGGCTATTAAACATCTCCATGAACTTCTTAAAGTCGATATATTTTCTCTTACTCTTCTTTTTGTGAGGGTAGGGTAGCTTATCATGAGGTAGAACTACCTGAGCTTTTTCTCCATCTTTCAAAATTTTACTCttaattttctttaaatttgaGTCGTTATCGACAAACCTTGCATcatcttttttcttctcttctacctttctctcattttcaactcctccctctttttctttttctttatcatttttttctactttttcattttcactCCTCCCTTCTACCACTTTCTTCTCACCCTCACTAGACACGCTATTTTTGTTCTTCCCTATGTGTGGATAAGGCAACTTCACATAATAAGGAATTTTTTGAGGTCCCACTTTCAAAAGTTGATATTTTATCTTCCTTAACATTAAATCGGGATCAATAAGTCTTTCTTTCttacttttctcttttttttcctcACTCTCATTTTCGACATCTTCCTCAAGCTCACCATTTCTCTCATTTTCCACTTCCCCCTCAAGATCTTTTTCCTCACTCtaatttttttcagttttttttttttttaattaataattaaattgagaaaaagaagaattatattatacaaattattaacaaaaattcTATTCTGCGTTTATGGTCTTTTAACAATTTGTTtaatctaatttatttttttctcaatttaattattaattaaaaaaattgaaaaaaaaacacttaaaaaataaatttaaaattttgggaattttttttaaaaaattgattggtGACATGGcaagccaaaaaaataaaaaatacacgtGGCAGTACCACGTCATCCTCCGTTAGACCCATGTAGACGGCAGGGACTAAAACCATTGGCAACtaaaacttcagggactaaaaagtgtgaaaacaaacttcaggaactaaaacaaaaattctgtgaaattatagggaccaaaaacatatttaaccctaaaatatAATGTGTTTGGAAGGAAAATTGTTGACTTGTTGCAAGGATGGTGAAGATATCATAAAACAAAGAGGAAATTAAGGGATTTGGAATTCTCTCCaattttctctcatgttttctctccttttgcttaatccaatggttgattctctctttttaatGTTTTCTCTCCTTTTACCAACCCTTAGATTAAGAAACATGAGAGGAAATTGGAGAGGATTCAAATTCGAAATTAAGTTGGTAAAATATTCTTTGTTTGACCGACTTATATTTTAGGTTtagtataaaagaaatgaaattctTTTAATTGAAAACTTATGGAAGAGccatatttttcatatttctttaCCTAGGATCCTATACACGGTCCGTATTTGCGGTATATAGCAATTCTTTAGTTTTTTGAATggtaaatataatttataaaaagatCGAATCAGAGTACAAAGAACACCAAAAATACCCTCAAAGAGTaaactaaaaacataaaaaaacttTTCATAATGAGAAATTCCATTAAGATTTCAAATAGATAAATACATTGGTTTCTCAAAGCCCCCATGCACAACAtttattaactaaaaaaaaaaaaaattaacacatgCCTAGTCAATTTTTCCACGGAAAGCATTCATCATGCTTTTCCTCAGGGTGTACCTTACAAGGTCCAGATTGTTTTATAAGCCAAATACAATTActtttataacattttaaaaGATCGTTATCTTGATCATATGCATCAAATCTATGTATCTCATTATTCCATTGAACGGTACAAAAGAATAATGTTCCTCCAAAAAACTTATTTCCAAAACTCCAATCATAACTCTGAccttgatgaagaagatgaggTCCAAGATCATCATCCGCAGATTTGCAATGAACGTTTAAGTCCAAATTTCCTGACAAAGAGTTAGTAATAGTCACAGTCGTCTTGAAATAAGCACTAGTTACATTGTGCACTGATAGCAACGACAATACAAACATCAAGAGAAGTTTTTCTGTAAATAGAGACATTGTACCTTCgattaatattttctttgaaaGTGAATAATCTTTGTTTGAAAATAAGTATATTTATAAGAGAATTGTAGAAAGAATAcaaatatttgaaagaaaagtaatttattaatatatttaatatattttattatgcaTTTAGAGTGAAAATCATGACTTTCTTAAAATATGGAAAGgaaatcataaaacaaaaacgAATTTAAGTTTTTCAAATCTCTTTTATTGGAtcaatttattcttttaattttccGGTAGAAAAGTTCATATCATTTCCCAAAAAGTATTCTTCTTTAATGGTATATCAAGAATCATAATATCGTGTTGACCTAGGAAACACCGACACTCCTCAAATTAAGCGTTTTGGTAGATAATGTTTGAACTTCAAATCCAATATATGTAGACTGGCATTTGGTAGAATCCTATGTGGGAAGCTTGGCATAATTTGTGATAGTGTTCTTTTGGAATTTAAGGAGTTGGTTCTAATGTGCGGAACCCTGATAAGAAACTTAGAGCTGACAAGTTAATAAACACCAAGGAAATTATTTGTGAATGTTAAGTAGTCCTTCCCTAAACTTTAAAGGGGATATGCAGAAATGTGAAACGATAATATTTGGTGTCAAAGTTTGGGGGAATTTCAGATGGTAAGTAAAACTGTTTTTAAGGCCACCCAAGAGCCAAAGACCTCTTTTCGAAATTCGTTTTAGGTCTCATATTGTGTTGCGCCGGCCCTGATTGTTATGAACCATGTCTGTCAAGTTAACCACAACCATTAGATCAAGTTATACATAGACAAGCATTAGATGTAAAGAATGTTATAATAAAAGTCCTTAGAACACCATAAGATGAACAAACACACAAGTAGTATCTTATGG
It contains:
- the LOC123907041 gene encoding putative cysteine-rich receptor-like protein kinase 23 — protein: MAYSKILVYSIFVRFLCCATIKGQDPTLLYEICPESYNSTTTANNTFQDNLKTLLSSLSSKAIGNTEYYTAVTGVYGLFMCRGDISSQLCHDCITNATQKLSLSCPLFERAFIWYDECMVRYSNSSFFSTISTTPGVYLVNTANISNPKSFMPLLFSTMNKAADEAAQPHVGEENKKFATREANISTYNHLYCLAQCTPDLSPNDCRTCLSTAIGNLPQCCNGRLGGRVLFPSCNVRYELYPFYRTTNTSSPNQLVPETNYTKQDSRFSQDPFYVSYNCSSNRSTINDKNFKLLLSYMFSNATNGNKFRKVQVKEMVYGFFLCRGDLPVNLCSQCVKKATDRIYSECLSSSEGIIWYSHCLIRYSDQKFFSNFETRPMYRDINITVYSIYDQNLFASTLSNQLSQLANFTGDSNERYMTNSLKLNDVQTLYSLEQCTQELSSNECSSCLNNIIGTEIPWLFLGSVGGRVLYPNCNLRFELFQFYMDGDEAQPPTSPLSGGDAAENRKIIIIVVPAIILLILFFIGYYLLKRRGRKSRRTIILRKNFGEESATLEPLQFDWEVIEAATNNFSNDNYIGKGGFGEVYKVRKCKDSLPFD
- the LOC123904837 gene encoding uncharacterized protein LOC123904837 — its product is MEMFNSLQFTIPFMEALEQMPMYAKFMKELLTKKKKPKEDETVLLTEECSSILQTKLSQKKKDPGSFTIPCSIENLHVGRALCDLGASINLMRHSMMKKIPVAVAKPTKMQLSFTDRSITYPYGILQDVLVSVAEFVFPVDFVILDMEENAEVPLLLGRPFLATGRAVIDVEMGDLMLRLNDEQVNFNIFEGIRNQTSYGSGR
- the LOC123904838 gene encoding S-protein homolog 2-like — translated: MSLFTEKLLLMFVLSLLSVHNVTSAYFKTTVTITNSLSGNLDLNVHCKSADDDLGPHLLHQGQSYDWSFGNKFFGGTLFFCTVQWNNEIHRFDAYDQDNDLLKCYKSNCIWLIKQSGPCKVHPEEKHDECFPWKN